The following are encoded in a window of Doryrhamphus excisus isolate RoL2022-K1 chromosome 16, RoL_Dexc_1.0, whole genome shotgun sequence genomic DNA:
- the spega gene encoding striated muscle preferentially expressed protein kinase isoform X9: protein MEPKGGAGRHQEKGARRRLSGEGDQMMDYNPDVSDRRSTLPGSYDPIVERELRALGSRPPGPNMDPTNPSRESTQNSPNTPTSAEHLFPPSKDKDRSLSPTGKRASPVTVRESGSQYPAKPPRLTPSPTPSISPHLKRRKAIPTILVEDETVTTEYGGRKEDKRGKRWIGHSAEEPCRSPGSPAHLSDKVNMSLKEEAMELVGGAPAPTKSVNFKEPPYFQAAPCDQLVTEGQDVVISVNVAGQPKPTVHWLKDNVSVKTAGRFSMQETEGGSTEMKITSAKRSDAGLYVCKVVNQYGVKQEECRVEVKAAAQADLKIIQEIKDTSVHGGESAMFECNVTGPPDMDVDWLSNGRLIQPALLNCKMHFDGRRCRLLLNSVHEDDSGIYTCKLSTAKEELTSSASLKVTPSKEPLFTRKLDILEVIAGRTARFDCKVSGSPAPQVTWMHFETRVEENDNVHILSEGGRHSLVITNVSSDTEGFYTAVAQNIHGKSECTAELYMQEHRTAIPSHMSKLEKMPSIPEEPEHVESEVERRTMPDFVKPLADLEVIEGKEAMLHCKVTGLPYPTITWYHNGKRIESSEERKMTQYRDVHSLVMQSVCHADGGVYKAVIANKLGKAACYAHLYVTDIIPDPPDGPPVIEAITGKTISLSWKRPKRLDPSYDPGSLLYVLQQQPLGSIQWSIVASNLRETSYTINSLSKGVRYAFRVLTSTGKTLSKPSPSTDLVQLLDRGPYLRKAPVIVDKADIVYVVDNQPVSIFITLNHVHATVAWKRRGVALVNKPGVCEMRMPDDDQHSLTLQRVKTSDLGQLVVTASNQFGSDLCMMQLAMAVPPKFETIMEDVDVEAGDTSRLAVVVEGKPDPDIFWYKDDVLLSESCYFTFVYDDPEYSLVILNARPEHSGVYTCTAQNMAGSNSCKAELTVHTERKEAIEPMEDKGTILRTMRRLTDYYDLHKEIGRGAFSYVKRATQKKGKKDFAAKFTSARGKRKALALQEMELLSLLDHERIIYFNDAFEKKNVVVLITELCHEELLERMSRRTTVTELEIRRSVQQVLEGLRYLHEKDIAHLDIKPENILMAGASSDQIRICDFGNAIRLESSEEQYCKYGTPEYVSPEIVNQTPVSTATDIWPVGVITYLCLTGVSPFAGENDRATVLNIRNYNVAFEESMFSALCKEAKGFVIKLLVVDRLRPSATECLRHPWFKSESNKGICTARLKQVLSRRRWQRSLIGYKSKMVMRTIPELLNDASSHVSIAVARQLKDGSPPPSSSSDSEADVDELPFIPMPISMFYSDSRVSLNEIPGDEEPRRPRGVADGTEDDPDSTSPNEINRQTKQAPLNKGSSTESEESQTKARRSTMRRGSSADSALLLHVDSGEDNADEDTDTSNNSLKKAVSLELPNRSPSPGMTKLSQEDYALKLELMRQRLLRGGSMDKKMSGLRGPLFETLGMEDERRTGSLERNLRRSRAGPATLTRAASSENAGEDTPKTKVFRKSSSFTQGDSEPMPLHRRYGAPLEIPSVSDSSTEGKKLQEATSMSALTGQTMLESASPTALNSFVYPTPGAVDQSQKKNVEEKRTNKEKVEEVESELRLPSVITPIIVIEEDDEEEDKGKKCQDSNETSQTREESSTYRSSAEAVAVSSGTSDQVPVKSDQGPEPQDNVLSSKHSAVFAKVATGHRSSASSSSSNPDISGVLGCPQLRTDIKDIDSEEVFEARFKKRESSLTRGLRKLTRNKSEEESPLLSRKMGSGGEEVYRPGPRGAPLEMISTGLQEKSKSVQDLREDKDKEPGLGLIGRFSLRGKRSSSIDKKGEKSKDGQESASTKRVTWAIGRSKSLDTKEQEATEHRKADESAISAVRRKFESKVAGISARLRTQSEDRKDQHAERSPKDLDLKRITDSSVLAMRQKFENKVAGNSTKTRSQSDERQEKTEGKRTPLFSRHRHSQSEGRGLQGMGVPENQLAKQVGVGTSKESVGSVSSVHSEKENERRSRWDRWGLTKSKKDKTPSQTDIPSHPPKKDETSSTKKFVRSTSDFPPVFHIKLKDQILLEGEEVTLFCLPAGSPLPVISWMKDRKALLADDRVSLMSHPDGRQLLKILKCSPRDAGVYECLATNPIAAITTTCTLSIAYVPKRPGTPEVPQTYSNTALVLWKPADTKPPCSYTLERKTEGDSTWQTVATGVLDCYYNVTDLPHRGLFRFRVSCVNKAGQGPHSNWSAPVSLDDSAAQDATPVVAVVKTADTPEPLVSPLTPMMTATSSTTSGPEDAHAPVMPPCPATLSSSTGPSSQIAPSAVTNTPHAPKISLKHPSAPFIVPKPQSPVNIVSPMTQTPTTLVTLPSTPTKPVSATTTASVATLPISFTPQVLQTSSLSPIGGGVSMPDRGTPSRCATPSTSLRQGVPQKPYTFLDEKSRGRFGVIRECRENATGKMYMAKIIPYSQENKKDALKEYEILKSLHNEKVLALHEAYVTPRYIVLVAEYCTGKELLHSLIDRFRYSEDDVVGYLVQILQGVEYLHNRRILHLDLKPDNIMVTNMNAIKIVDFGSAQSFNPLSLKQHDSGTGTGTGTVDYMAPEMVKGEVVGPPADIWTVGVVSYIMLSGRLPFEDKDPQQVKSKILMARFDPARLYPNVSQSASAFVKKMLSSYAWARPTTRDCFTHAWLQDSYLMKLRRQTLTFTTSRLKEFLVEQQCRRAESSTKHKVQLRTYQSAPLSPPSASTPPVPGPKSNN, encoded by the exons ATGGAACCCAAAGGAGGGGCAGGGAGGCACCAGGAAAAGGGCGCCCGGAGAAGACTTTCAG GAGAGGGGGATCAGATGATGGACTATAACCCTGATGTTTCCGATCGCCGGTCCACGCTTCCAGGCTCTTATGATCCAATCGTAGAACGGGAGCTCCGGGCGCTGGGCTCTCGTCCACCGGGGCCAAACATGGACCCCACAAATCCATCCAG GGAAAGCACACAGAACTCTCCCAACACTCCCACCTCAGCAGAACATCTATTTCCTCCAAGCAAGGACAAGGACAGATCCCTCAGTCCAACGGGAAAAAGAGCATCACCGGTCACAGTTAGGGAATCAGGGTCACAGTATCCAGCCAAACCGCCCAGGCTCACCCCGTCACCCACACCTTCCATCAGCCCCCACCTGAAGAGAAGGAAGGCCATTCCTACCATCCTGGTGGAAGATGAAACTGTAACCACGGAATATGGTGGGAGGAAAGAAGACAAACGTGGCAAACGCTGGATCGGTCACTCTGCAGAAG AGCCATGCAGGAGCCCTGGAAGCCCCGCCCACCTTTCAGATAAGGTGAACATGAGCCTAAAAGAGGAGGCGATGGAACTTGTTGGAGGAGCTCCTGCTCCGACTAAAAGTGTCAACTTCAAGGAGCCCCCCTATTTCCAG GCGGCGCCGTGTGACCAATTGGTGACGGAGGGCCAGGATGTTGTCATCTCGGTGAACGTCGCAGGGCAGCCGAAACCTACGGTTCACTG GCTGAAGGACAATGTTTCAGTGAAGACAGCAGGACGCTTCTCCATGCAGGAGACAGAAGGTGGGTCCACCGAGATGAAAATCACCTCAGCAAAGAGGTCAGACGCGGGGCTGTACGTCTGCAAGGTTGTCAACCAGTATGGAGTAAAACAAGAGGAGTGCAGagtggaggtcaaag CTGCAGCACAGGCCGACCTGAAAATTATTCAGGAGATCAAAGACACGTCAGTGCACGGTGGTGAGTCGGCCATGTTTGAGTGCAATGTCACGGGGCCTCCGGACATGGACGTGGATTGGCTGTCCAACGGAAGGCTGATCCAGCCGGCGTTGCTCAACTGCAAGATGCACTTTGACGGTCGGAG GTGCCGCCTGTTGCTAAATTCCGTTCATGAAGATGACAGCGGGATATACACTTGCAAGTTGAGCACGGCTAAAG AGGAGTTGACCTCCAGTGCGAGTCTCAAGGTCACTCCGTCCAAGGAGCCGTTGTTCACTCGTAAGCTGGACATCCTTGAGGTCATCGCAGGTCGGACAGCCCGTTTTGACTGCAAGGTGAGCGGGTCACCGGCGCCACAAGTCACCTGGATGCATTTTG AAACCAGAGTGGAGGAGAACGACAATGTGCACATTCTCAGTGAGGGAGGGCGCCACTCGCTCGTCATCACCAACGTCAGCAGTGACACAGAAGGTTTCTACACGGCCGTGGCGCAGAACATTCACGGGAAGTCTGAATGCACCGCTGAGCTGTACATGCAGGAGCACAGGACCGCCATCCCTTCTCACAT GTCCAAACTGGAGAAGATGCCATCCATTCCAGAGGAGCCGGAACATGTCGAGAGTGAAGTGGAGAGGAGAACCATGCCGGACTTTGTCAAACCTCTGGCTGACCTGGAAGTCATTGAGGGCAAAGAGGCTATGCTTCACTGCAAGGTGACGGGACTGCCTTACCCAACCATCACCTGGTACCACAACGGAAAGCGCATTGAGAGCAGCGAGGAACGCAAAATGACTCAGT ACAGGGATGTCCACAGCCTGGTCATGCAGAGTGTTTGTCACGCGGACGGTGGTGTCTACAAGGCCGTGATTGCTAACAAACTGGGCAAAGCGGCCTGTTACGCACATTTATACGTCACAG ATATCATTCCAGATCCACCCGACGGCCCGCCTGTCATAGAAGCCATCACAGGGAAAACTATAAGCCTTAGCTGGAAGAGACCAAAGAGACTGGACCCATCTTATG ACCCTGGTTCCTTGCTATACGTGCTCCAGCAGCAACCTCTGGGCTCCATCCAGTGGTCCATTGTGGCGTCCAATCTGAGGGAGACCAGCTACACCATCAACAGCCTATCCAAGGGAGTCCGCTATGCCTTTAGGGTCCTGACGTCTACTGGCAAGACGCTCAGCAAGCCTTCACCGTCTACTGATCTGGTCCAGCTGCTGGACAGAG GACCCTATTTGAGGAAAGCGCCGGTGATCGTGGACAAAGCTGACATTGTGTATGTGGTTGACAACCAACCTGTGAGCATCTTCATCACCCTGAACCATGTGCACGCTACTGTAGCCTGGAAAAG GAGGGGCGTGGCCTTGGTCAACAAACCCGGGGTGTGTGAAATGAGAATGCCGGATGATGATCAACACTCCCTGACGCTTCAGCGGGTCAAGACTTCTGACCTTGGTCAGCTGGTGGTGACGGCCAGCAACCAGTTTGGCAGCGACCTCTGCATGATGCAGCTCGCCATGGCAG TGCCACCTAAGTTTGAAACAATCATGGAGGACGTTGATGTGGAGGCCGGAGATACATCCCGACTGGCTGTTGTGGTCGAAGGGAAACCGGATCCAGACATTTTTTGGTACAAG GATGATGTGCTTCTCTCCGAGAGTTGCTATTTCACCTTTGTTTATGATGACCCGGAATATTCTCTCGTGATCCTCAATGCCCGTCCCGAGCACTCTGGTGTGTATACATGCACGGCACAAAACATGGCCGGGTCCAACTCCTGCAAGGCTGAACTGACAGTTCACACAG AGCGTAAGGAGGCAATAGAGCCAATGGAAGACAAGGGAACCATTCTCAGGACGATGCGACGCCTGACAGACTACTACGACCTCCACAAGGAGATAGGCAG gGGAGCCTTCTCTTATGTAAAACGGGCCACTCAGAAGAAGGGAAAGAAGGATTTTGCTGCCAAGTTCACATCTGCACGCGGGAAAAGGAAAGCCTTGGCACTGCAAGAGATGGAACTGCTGTCCCTGCTGGACCATGAGCGGATCATCTACTTCAACGATGCCTTTGAGAAGAAGAACGTGGTAGTGCTCATAACAGAATT GTGTCACGAGGAGCTGCTGGAACGAATGTCCAGAAGAACAACGGTCACGGAGCTGGAA ATTCGTCGAAGTGTTCAGCAGGTGTTAGAAGGCCTTCGCTACCTTCATGAGAAAGACATCGCACACCTGGACATCAAG CCAGAAAACATTTTGATGGCTGGTGCCAGCAGCGACCAGATCCGCATTTGTGACTTTGGTAACGCCATCAGACTAGAGTCCTCCGAAGAGCAGTATTGCAAGTACGGCACACCAGAATACGTGAGCCCAGAAATTGTGAACCAAACCCCCGTTTCCACAGCAACAGACATATG GCCAGTTGGGGTCATTACATATCTCTG CCTGACAGGAGTGTCCCCGTTTGCCGGTGAAAACGACAGAGCCACGGTGCTAAACATTCGCAACTACAATGTGGCCTTTGAGGAGAGTATGTTCTCTGCCCTCTGCAAAGAGGCAAAGGGGTTCGTCATCAAGCTCCTGGTCGTGGACCGCCT GAGGCCGAGTGCCACTGAGTGCCTACGACATCCTTGGTTCAAG TCAGAAAGCAACAAGGGCATCTGCACTGCAAGACTCAAGCAGGTTTTGTCTAGAAGGCGATGGCAG CGCTCCCTCATCGGTTACAAATCCAAGATGGTGATGCGGACGATCCCAGAGCTACTGAACGACGCATCCAGCCACGTCTCCATTGCAGTGGCGCGGCAATTAAAAGATGGCTCGCCGCCGCCTTCCTCGTCCTCCGACTCTGAGGCAGATGTGGATGAGCTTCCCTTCATTCCAATGCCGATATCGATGTTCTACTCCGATTCTAGAGTCTCCCTGAATGAGATCCCCGGCGATGAGGAACCAAGGAGGCCCCGTGGTGTTGCTGATGGGACTGAGGATGACCCGGACTCGACCAGTCCAAATGAGATAAATCGACAGACAAAACAAGCTCCACTTAATAAAGGATCAAGCACGGAGTCCGAAGAATCTCAGACGAAAGCCAGAAGATCTACCATGAGGAGAGGCAGCTCTGCTGACTCTGCACTGCTTCTCCACGTGGACTCAGGGGAGGACAATGCCGATGAGGATACAGACACAAGCAACAACAGTCTGAAAAAGGCGGTTTCTCTGGAACTGCCAAACCGTAGCCCAAGCCCTGGCATGACAAAGTTAAGCCAGGAGGATTACGCCTTGAAGCTGGAGCTCATGAGACAACGGCTGCTCAGGGGAGGTAGCATGGATAAAAAGATGAGCGGCCTGCGAGGACCCTTGTTTGAAACACTGGGCATGGAAGATGAGAGACGGACAGGGTCTCTTGAACGCAATCTGAGGAGATCCAGAGCCGGACCGGCCACACTCACAAGAGCTGCATCCTCTGAGAATGCTGGAGAGGACACGCCAAAGACCAAAGTTTTTCGGAAAAGCTCCTCCTTTACCCAGGGAGATTCTGAGCCCATGCCCCTTCACCGCAGGTATGGAGCACCCTTGGAGATCCCATCTGTGAGCGACAGCAGCACTGAGGGGAAGAAGCTTCAGGAGGCAACATCCATGTCGGCCCTAACAGGACAGACGATGCTGGAGTCCGCATCACCAACTGCGCTCAACTCATTTGTGTACCCAACACCAGGGGCAGTGGACCAAAGTCAAAAAAAGAATGTTGAAGAAAAAAGGACCAACAAAGAAAAGGTAGAAGAAGTAGAATCCGAGTTGAGATTACCTTCCGTTATTACTCCTATCATTGTGATcgaggaggatgatgaggaagaggacaaaggaaaaaaatgtcaggacAGTAACGAAACATCCCAAACCCGTGAAGAATCATCTACATACAGAAGCAGTGCAGAAGCTGTCGCTGTGTCATCTGGAACATCTGACCAGGTTCCTGTCAAATCAGACCAAGGACCTGAGCCTCAAGATAATGTTTTATCCTCAAAACACTCGGCAGTGTTTGCAAAAGTAGCAACAGGACACAGATCCTCTGCTTCCAGTTCCTCGTCAAACCCAGATATTTCTGGCGTGCTGGGCTGCCCACAACTGAGAACGGATATCAAAGACATTGACTCAGAGGAGGTCTTTGAGGCCAGATTTAAGAAGCGAGAATCATCTTTGACACGCGGCCTTAGAAAGCTAACCAGAAACAAGTCTGAGGAGGAATCACCCCTCCTAAGCCGAAAGATGGGcagtggaggtgaggaggtttACAGGCCAGGGCCAAGGGGAGCACCTTTGGAGATGATCTCCACGGGACTACAGGAGAAGTCCAAATCAGTTCAAGACCTACGGGAAGATAAGGATAAGGAACCAGGACTGGGTCTTATCGGGAGGTTTTCATTGCGGGGTAAGAGATCCTCATCCATTGATAAAAAAGGGGAGAAATCGAAGGATGGTCAGGAAAGTGCATCCACTAAGAGGGTCACTTGGGCGATTGGTCGAAGTAAATCTCTGGACACCAAGGAGCAAGAAGCCACAGAACATAGAAAGGCTGATGAGTCTGCAATTTCTGCTGTGAGGCGGAAGTTTGAGTCCAAAGTGGCAGGAATCTCTGCCAGACTAAGGACCCAGTCGGAGGACAGGAAGGATCAACATGCCGAGAGAAGTCCGAAAGATCTGGATTTGAAAAGGATCACAGATTCTTCCGTCCTTGCAATGCGACAGAAGTTTGAGAATAAAGTGGCGGGAAATTCGACAAAGACGCGCAGTCAGTCAGATGAGCGACAGGAGAAGACGGAAGGAAAGAGGACACCCCTGTTTTCTCGCCATCGCCACTCACAGTCCGAGGGGCGTGGACTGCAAGGAATGGGGGTGCCGGAGAATCAGCTTGCAAAACAGGTTGGCGTGGGCACGTCGAAGGAGTCGGTTGGATCTGTTTCAAGTGTTCATTCTGAGAAAGAGAACGAGCGACGCTCTCGATGGGACAGGTGGGGTCTGACCAAGAGCAAAAAGGACAAAACACCTTCTCAGACTGACATTCCTtcacacccccccaaaaaagatgaGACCTCATCCACAAAGAAGTTTGTCCGTTCCACTTCTGATTTCCCACCTGTGTTCCACATCAAACTCAAAGACCAAATCCtcttggagggggaggaggtcACCCTCTTCTGTCTCCCAGCTGGaagtccacttcctgtcatctCATGGATGAAAG ATCGTAAAGCTCTGCTGGCGGATGACCGAGTCAGTCTGATGTCCCATCCCGATGGCAGGCAGCTTCTTAAAATCCTGAAATGTAGCCCCAGAGATGCCGGAGTGTACGAGTGCTTAGCTACAAATCCCATCGCTGCCATCACCACCACCTGTACTCTGTCAATAGCTT ATGTTCCCAAGCGACCAGGGACCCCTGAGGTCCCTCAGACGTACAGCAACACCGCTCTGGTGCTTTGGAAGCCGGCAGACACCAAGCCTCCATGCAGCTACACTCTGGAAAGAAAGACAGAAG GAGATTCAACCTGGCAAACGGTAGCCACCGGAGTGCTTGACTGCTACTACAACGTGACGGACTTACCACACAGGGGCTTGTTTCGGTTCCGTGTGTCCTGTGTAAACAAGGCAGGACAGGGGCCACATAGCAACTGGTCCGCTCCAGTCAGTTTGGACGACTCAGCAG CTCAAGACGCTACACCTGTGGTGGCTGTTGTTAAGACGGCAGACACACCTGAGCCTCTGGTGTCACCACTCACACCCATGATGACTGCCACCAGCTCCACCACATCAGGTCCTGAAGATGCACACGCACCAGTGATGCCCCCTTGTCCTGCGACATTGTCATCATCTACTGGGCCTTCCAGCCAGATAGCTCCCTCTGCCGTCACAAACACACCACATGCTCCAAAAATAAGCTTGAAACATCCCTCTGCACCATTTATAGTCCCCAAACCGCAGAGTCCAGTGAACATTGTGTCTCCTATGACCCAGACCCCCACCACCCTTGTAACGCTACCCTCAACCCCCACCAAACCAGTTTCAGCGACCACCACAGCTTCTGTGGCCACATTGCCCATCTCCTTCACCCCTCAAGTACTCCAAACATCCAGCCTGAGCCCCATCGGGGGAGGGGTCAGTATGCCCGACAGAGGCACCCCATCCAGGTGTGCTACACCATCTACGAGTCTAAGGCAAGGGGTTCCACAGAAACCGTACACCTTCCTAGATGAGAAATCCAG GGGTCGTTTTGGAGTCATTCGGGAATGCCGTGAGAATGCCACAGGCAAAATGTACATGGCCAAGATCATCCCCTATAGCCAGGAGAACAAAAAGGACGCGTTGAAGGAGTATGAGATCCTGAAATCTCTGCACAATGAAAAAGTTCTGGCATTGCACGAGGCCTACGTCACACCGCGCTACATTGTGCTGGTGGCAGAGTATTGCACAGGCAAAGAGCTTCTGCACAGCCTCATAGACAG GTTTCGCTACTCTGAGGATGACGTGGTGGGTTACTTGGTCCAGATCCTTCAGGGAGTCGAGTACCTCCACAACCGCAGGATCCTCCACCTGGACCTGAAACCCGACAACATCATGGTGACAAACATGAACGCCATCAAGATTGTGGACTTTGGAAGCGCTCAGAGCTTCAACCCGCTCAGTCTGAAGCAGCACGACTctggaacaggaacaggaacaggaactgTGGACTACATGG CTCCAGAGATGGTGAAAGGTGAAGTGGTGGGGCCCCCAGCAGATATTTGGACTGTTGGCGTTGTTAGCTACATTAT GCTCAGCGGCCGTCTGCCCTTTGAAGACAAAGACCCGCAGCAGGTTAAGTCCAAGATCCTGATGGCGAGGTTTGATCCAGCAAGACTGTACCCCAACGTGTCCCAAAGTGCCTCTGCTTTCGTCAAGAAGATGCTGAGCAGCTATGCTTG